Within Palaemon carinicauda isolate YSFRI2023 chromosome 14, ASM3689809v2, whole genome shotgun sequence, the genomic segment AATTCCAAACGACAAACAACATCAACTTTATCCAAAATTAGAAACTTTAAGCAGGACGACAGTCTTATCAAAAATTCAAAAAGCTCAACTCTGTATAGGCATTATCTAAAATCTAAAACATTCAACCTTATCAAAAATCCCAAACGATAAACAGCATCATTCATACTCAAAATTCGAAACGTTAAACAAGGACGTATAGACCTTCACCAAAGTACTAAACATTCTTTCAAAAATCCCAGAAGATAAACAGCATTAATTATGTCCAAAACTCGAAACTCTAAACTTGGACATGTAGACCTGCAAATACGAAACATCCAACAGAGCATCAGTCTTATTCAAAATGTTTaacaggtagtaggtagtaggttggtcagtcAGGGCAtcaactacccgttgagatactaccgttagagttattggggcctttgactggccagacagtattacattggatccttctctcttgttacggttcattttccccttgcctgcacatacaccgaatagtctggtctattcttcacgtattctcctctgtccgcatacacctgacaacactgagattatcaaagaaTTCTTCCCTCAAAGggttctactgcactgtaattgttcagtggctaatttccttttggcaagggaagaagagactctttagctatggtaagcagctcttttaggagaaggacactccacaattattccattgttctctagtcttgggcagtgccatagcctctgtaccatggtcttccactgtcttgagttagagttcttttgcttgacggtatactcgggcacactattctatcttatttctcttccttgtttattttagtttttatagtttatttgtgaatgatttattttaagttgttactgttcttaaaatattttagttcagtagttaattacttctcgtatagtttccttatttcctttttctcactgggctactttccctgttggaaccctctggcttatagcattctgcttttccaactagggatgtagcttagcaagctagtcttgggttagagttctcttgcttgagggtatactcgggtacgctgttctgtcttgtttctcttattctagttttgttaagaagtatttattttaatgttgttactgttcttgaagtattttattttaattgttaattacttcttttattttcttctttcctttcctcactgggctattttccctgttggagcccctggccttatagcatcctgcttttccaactagggatgtagcttagcaagtaattataataataataacatcagccACATCCAACACACGAAATGTTAAACCAAGCACTGAGGCCTCTTCTGTTCTTTCCGCAGTTCAAAGGTGTGTGGTACGTCTTAGAGGCCTTCGACGAGGGAGAACAATGCATGACGCTGAACATCACCGAATCGGACGCTCCCGATACCTGGACGattgtcgaagaaaaggaaaacggACTCTTCAATGCTCTCAAGCTTCGGCATTCGTCGTTCAACACAGGCAGGATTACGGTGCCCGACAAAAACAACTCTGCCGCCATGTCCGTCAGATGGAGATTGTCCGGTAGTGAGTAGATTTTGGTGGGGACCATTTGTGTTggcgttttttttattttatataatccaGTAATTTTATTGTCATAAGAAACTAATCTAGTatgtttaatcattattattgataatgttgaTGTATCTAACCTCTTTAAGTTTTCTATCTTAGATAATCATTTCTGGTTTCGTTTTAGAAaagagtatgttattattattattattattattgttattattattattattattattattattattattattattattattatgaatgctcCTGGTATTCTAGCCTATATTTCAGTTTCCTATTATGAAAAGCATAGTTTTTCTGCAGTTCATTTACTTGTATGGTAAATAAAAGACGTAATTGTATGCCTACCTTTTAAATAATGTCTAGACTCGGTAGTATAGAAACCCATTGTGCAAAGCCTTAATTAAAAAGTTTCTTATCTTGCAGTTATGTTACGTTAATGTGAAAGAATAAAAAGTTTGCATCATCAGAAGTAtttataacaaaaatgataaagtCCTCTTCTCTGGAGTATTATCCAAGTAAAAATTTTGCTACGTATCATCACTGAAATAtaatttaattgattattttattataaacCATTCTAAATTAGGAGAAATTCAGCAAagattatacaaatatattcaaatcAGTGCTTTCTTTATCGGCATCTTGAGATGCCACACCAAAAAGAATCTGAATGATGAAAACTAAGGCTTCCAATATCCCAATACTTATCCAACATGGAtgttccttcatctctctctctctctctctctctctctctctctctctctctctctctctctctctctctctctctctcttaagaaaaaataaaaccttgATTATTTTCATCCATCTATCTCTCCGGCTGCAGGCATCGCCGGGAAGTCCTCCTTCACGGTCCACAACACCGACTACGACCAGTTCGGAAGCGTCTTTGAGTGTCAGAACGTCGGCTTCTTCCATCGCCAGACGGGACTGGTTCTGTCTCGTACCCCCGTCCTGAGAGTAGATCTCAGGCAGATGGTTAGTGGTATTATATTCTATTGAAGTTAAAAGCGACCGAGTTTTGTCTGGTTTAGGTAtgacgcgtctctctctctctctctctctctctctctctctctctctctctctctctctctctctctctctctctctgtatatatatatatatatatatatatatatatatatatatatatatataaatatatatattatatataaatatatatattatatataaatatgtatatatatattatatatatattatatataaatatatataatatatatatgtatatatataaatatatatataaatatatatatatatatatatatatatatatatatatatatatatttatatatatatatatatatatatatatatatatatatatatatatatatataaatatgtatatgcatatatatatatatattataaatatgtgtatgtatatatatatatatatattataaatatgtatatgtatatatatgtatatatacaaaaacatatacatatatatgcatatatatagtatatactattatttttggtattattaacattaaccaagctacaatgtgcattcattcattcattcattcattcattcaaggaCTCAACCTCGATTCATAAGTTGAATTATGAATGCATCAGTTAcgtcttgcgtttttttttttttcttaatccacGTTTTGTGAAGGGAAATGAGtttcatgtaaatatacattaaTGACAACATCAATTCGGACACAAGAATAATATAGGATTTGGCGGAGAAGTTCAATATTTACTTATTTGAATAATGACACAGATCAAAGACCAGAATTGGAAATATCTTCTATAATCCTTGGCCAGGGCCATCGAAAGGATATAAAAATCGAGAAAATAACgtaatatattaattattacaatttcccctatatgataaagagccagtgtatatatatgtatatatacatacatacatacacacacacacatatatatatatatatatatatatatatatatatatatatatatatatataatatatatgtgtatatatagtaaatatatatatatatatatatatatatatatatatatatatatatatatatatatatatatatatatatatatatatatatattatttccggtCATTTTATCGCTTGAAATTGTTACTTTTAATGCTTAACATATAAGTAAGGATTGTGGCTTGCTTTTAAACCCTGTATGATAACCCCATGTACAAGACCTAATGGAAGGTTTGATTAAAAAGAAGGAATGGCTCCGTTTTTAATATATGGGTGAAAATCATTTGTTGCAGCAATATGTATTCAACCATGTCTGTTTAGTTACTTATTTTGTTTGTggataactttacacaaaaactgctgtACTGATTTTGGCCAGACTTGGTATTTATGTTTGATATGACCTAAGGATGATtccgtaacattttggataaagtgcatcgaagtacaagtacgcaacagtacttaGAAAATAACCGTCATATTttagtaaatggaaaatatttggttaatttattattttgtttgcaagcaacattacgcaaaaaatatggaaaaaatttcaacgaaatttggtggacgtttggggtatgacccaatgaaaaatccattagattttgaagaaaacattacgcaaaaaatatggaaaaaatttcaacgaaatttggtggacgtttggggtatgacccaatgaaaaatccattagattttgaagaaaacattacgcaaaaaatatggaaaaaatttcaacgaaatttggtggacgtttggggtatgacccaatgaaaaatccattagattttgaagaaaacattacgcaaaaaatatggaaaaaatttcaacgaaatttggtggacgtttggggtatgacccaatgaaaaatccattagattttgaagaaaacattacgcaaaaaatatggaaaaaatttcaacgaaatttggtggacgtttggggtatgacccaatgaaaaatccattagattttgaagaaaacattacgcaaaaaatatggaaaaaatttcaacgaaatttggtggacgtttggggtatgacccaatgaaaaatccattagattttgaagaaaacattacgcaaaaaatatggaaaaaatttcaacgaaatttggtggacgtttggggtatgacccaatgaaaaatccattagattttgaagaaaacattacgcaaaaaatatggaaaaaatttcaacgaaatttggtggacgtttggggtatgacccaatgaaaaatccattagattttgaagaaaacattacgcaaaaaatatggaaaaaatttcaacgaaatttggtggacgtttggggtatgacccaatgaaaaatccattagattttgaagaaaacattacgcaaaaaatatggaaaaaatttcaacgaaatttggtggacgtttggggtatgacccaatgaaaaatccattagattttgaagaaaacattacgcaaaaaatatggaaaaaatttcaacgaaatttggtggacgtttggggtatgacccaatgaaaaatccattagattttgaagaaaacattacgcaaaaaatatggaaaaattttcaacgaaatttggtggacgtttggggtatgacccaatgaaaaatccattagattttgaagaaaacattacgcaaaatatatggaaaaaatttcaacgaaatttggtggacgtttggggtatgacccaatgaaaaatccattagattttgaagaaaacattacgcaaaaaatatggaaaaaatttcaacgaaatttggtggacgtttggggtatgacccaatgaaaaatccattagattttgaagaaaacattacgcaaaaaatatggaaaaaatttcaacgaaatttggtggacgtttggggtatgacccaatgaaaaatccattagattttgaagaaaacattacgcaaaaaatatggaaaaaatttcaacgaaatttggtggacgtttggggtatgacccaatgaaaaatccattagattttgaagaaaacattacgcaaaaaatatggaaaaaatttcaacgaaatttggtggacgtttggggtatgacccaatgaaaaatccattagattttgaagaaaacattacgcaaaaaatatggaaaaaatttcaacgaaatttggtggacgtttggggtatgacccaatgaaaaatccattagattttgaagaaaacattacgcaaaaaatatggaaaaaatttcaacgaaatttggtggacgtttggggtatgacccaatgaaaaatccattagattttgaagaaaacattacgcaaaaaatatggaaaaaatttcaacgaaatttggtggacgtttggggtatgacccaatgaaaaatccattagattttgaagaaaacattacgcaaaaaatatggaaaaaatttcaacgaaatttggtggacgtttggggtatgacccaatgaaaaatccattagattttgaagaaaacattacgcaaaaaatatggaaaaaatttcaacgaaatttggtggacgtttggggtatgacccaatgaaaaatccattagattttgaagaaaacattacgcaaaaaatatggaaaaaatttcaacaaaatttggTGGACGTTTGGGGTATGACCCAAtgaaaaatccattagattttgaagaaaacattacgcaaaaaatatggaaaaaatttcaacgaaatttggtggacgTTTGGGGTTTGACCCAAtgaaaaatccattagatttcgaagaaaacattacgcaaaaaatatggaaaaaatttcaacgaaatttggtggacgTTTGGGGTTTGACCCAAtgaaaaatccattagattttgaagaaaatacattgaaatacaagtacgcagtgaaGTCAAGAGCAATCGATATAAGACTTCAATGCCGGCTACAAGTTAGCTTTCTGTGTGACGAATTTCGGTCGCTTATgaatcaaacttattttttttcttaatcagccTTAATAATTTTCAGCAACTGACTTTGATTAGAATAATTCTCAAGTCATCTTAAAGGCAGATTCTGATCAGACTCAAGTATTCGGCTTTGAATTTTTCATAAAATAACCGTTTAAGTAATCCTGGAATTCAATATCTAGCCTGTTCTCGCTTCTTTTCCtcaatcttgctgtccaacctcttcaatTTTTTTGTTGTAATGCAAATGAGAGGCCTCCCCAGCCGGAGCGCCAGTCCATTTAACCCAAATCACAAAATCGGTTCCAGCATCACAATTTAGAATGTTTTAATTTTCCCTTTAAATAAACGGGACGCATGAATCTAATCGAGAAGCAGTATATCATATGACTACACAGATATCCTGTTACAGGCTCGCATTCACACCCCTGACATAAAGGTCGCCTACTACAAGAGAGTGTACCAAGGCACCTGTAGGTACAGGAGTCAACCGGCTGGCAGCGGACCAGCACCACCTCTCCACCAAGACGATCAGTGGGCCACGTTCAACGGAGTGGAAAACCTCTGAGCTCAGCGTCAACTGTGCCtgggggagagaaaaagaaaggcatattttcttttactttgaatAAAGGTCTTAGTAGTAACACAAAATGATAGCTTAGTTTATCTTGCCACAAATGTTAACCCCATTATACAGTTATGTAATAGAATCATGGGTTTTCTTGATGAGATTGATGTGTTATTTACTTTTCTGAGACATTTTAAGATAGTGTAtgaattctgttattttcaatgtcaaTCGAttctctgtcattctcactatatgtcttatgtctatatctttttcttacatgttaaaatatcctctactttagtttgctcttatatccatgttactctttttctgactcttagtattattcccatcattattctttcaatagctctttgagttgttgaTCACTCCCTGCTCCATAGGCTGGATCAGGGAAGTGGTGTCCGGAGGAAAGAACACCACTTGAAGTCTTGAACATTAGGCTCTGTCACACCAAGGCTGGATGGATGTCCGGGAGAGGTGTCGAGGGTGAGGAGAACCTTCAACTCCAAGCCCTTCTCAAGGTAATTCTTGACCTCCGGCAAGAAGCAGTATTGGAACCAGTTTTAGAAGAGTTCCTGGGTCGTTCATGCCTTCTTATATTGCATTCAATGCACAGGCAGCAAAGTTAGGTCGAGACGTGGCTGACTTTTATATTAAGCCTGGCTTGATAAGGTGGCTGGAGGCGATACCGCACAGCATCAACGTACTCCTGGGAAAGACAGACAGGGCCACATTAGAATTACAGTTCATTAAACTAAGTACAGTGGTATCTTAAACTTATAAAGTACATAAacatgtaaaattttatttttcacaacTTATTTAAATTTACGTAACAGTACAAACACAGAATGTAGGACAgtagaaaaaaatgggaaaaattaaCGCCATTATCCTACCTGTCCTTTGCTGACTTAAACTTGATTGCACGGCGTTCCTCCTTGGTTAtgaaagtcttttgagacatcttcAAAACAACCCTgtgaaaaaatacattaaaatagtaCAACACTCTATTTGTAATGCCTGTTATTCTACGTTAGGGAAATTACTTAAACAAGATTTGAACATTCATGCACACTcaaaatgcaaatatttttatacAGTGATAAATCAAATACTATACTGTACTGGAAATTACTCAAAAATCATTTAAAATTGCAAAATTAGATCATACAGTACTGTACGCAaaagtgtacagtacagtactgaactCATCTACTGTATGGCAAACACTTGTCTTTACGTTAGGGAAATTATTTAAACAAGATTTGAACATTCACGCGCACTGAAAATGCAAtgactactgtactgtacagtattattattattattattattattattattattattattattattattattattattattattattattatttgctaagctacaaccctagttgggaaagcagaatgctataagcccagagtctccaacagggaaaataacccagtgaggaaaggaaacaagggaaagtaaaatcttttaagaacagtaacttgaaaattaatatttcctaaataaactataaaaactttaacaaaacaagaaaaagaggaataagatagaatagtagacccgagtgtaccctcaagcaagagaactctaacacaagacagtggaagaccatggtacagaggctatggcactatccaagaccagggaacaatggtttgattttggagtgtccttctcctagaagagctgcttaccatagctaaagagtctgttctacccttaccaagaggaaagggatcaccgaacaattacagcgcagtagttaaccccttgggtgaagaagaatggtttggtaatctcagtgttgtcaggtgtatgaggacagaggtaaatatgtaaagaataggcc encodes:
- the LOC137653431 gene encoding apolipoprotein D-like: MSGLQLLIVSLVAGSTMSAEYFYGRCPIAPPMKDFDMEKFKGVWYVLEAFDEGEQCMTLNITESDAPDTWTIVEEKENGLFNALKLRHSSFNTGRITVPDKNNSAAMSVRWRLSGSIAGKSSFTVHNTDYDQFGSVFECQNVGFFHRQTGLVLSRTPVLRVDLRQMARIHTPDIKVAYYKRVYQGTCRYRSQPAGSGPAPPLHQDDQWATFNGVENL